The sequence AGCATGACCCGGACCATCAAGTGCCTGGCTGAGGGTGGGTACGTGACCCGTTCCTCCGGTGAGTACGACCGTCGTCAGGTCGTGATCGCACTAACAGACCTGGGTCGGTCGGCAGTGATTGCCGACCGTCGCAGGCGCGATGCCTGGTTGAGCGAGCGACTGGGCGAACTGACGGTGCAGGAACGCGACGTCCTGCGGGCAGCTGCCCCGATCCTGGAAAAGCTGGCGGAGGCATGAGCCCGACCTTCCGAGCCCTCCACAACCCCAACTACCGGCTGTACCTGGCCGGCAGCGTCGTCTCCAACACCGGCACCTGGATGATGCGGGTGGCACAGGACTGGCTGGTTCTCCAGCCCCTCCACGGTGGCAGCGCGGCCGTCGGCATCACCACCGGCCTTCAGTTCCTCCCGATCCTTCTGCTCACGCCGTACGCCGGAGTCGTCGCTGATCGGGTGCCCAAGCGTCGGCTCCTGCAGATCACGCAGGCCACGATGGGTGCGGCCTCCCT comes from Nocardioides baekrokdamisoli and encodes:
- a CDS encoding MarR family winged helix-turn-helix transcriptional regulator — encoded protein: MTLANAELAAGLRVAVMRLRRRLANEHDPEHDLSIGSMAVLGGLYRHGELTLGELAERERVRPPSMTRTIKCLAEGGYVTRSSGEYDRRQVVIALTDLGRSAVIADRRRRDAWLSERLGELTVQERDVLRAAAPILEKLAEA